In Calliopsis andreniformis isolate RMS-2024a chromosome 9, iyCalAndr_principal, whole genome shotgun sequence, the genomic window AACAGAGCCTGGGTTTTTCTGTTCTGTGAAAGATGCAGCGACAGCGGAAAAAACAGGATCCGTCTCCAAAGGCTCCTAGAAGGAAGCGGACTATAGACACGAGGGAAACGAAGTGAGACAGAGGGTCACACATCGTCTGTCTTTCATGAATGACGGTTCATCGCGTAGACAGCGTCGATCGTTTTTTGCCGACATCCAGTTTCTTTTTCTCACGACATCAGCAAACTCATGAGCGAGTCGCCTTTGGCTATACGCGGTTCCAAGGAATGAGATAATGGCTACGAGAGCTCATTGTTTTGGAGGCTGCATTGAGTGAACTCTGTACTTTTGCTATTTCTCGGTATATGCTTGATACTTAAGTGAATGAAGACAGCCTTCACTCGTGGCCTATGAAAAGTGGAATTATACTATAATGTTTCTCTTTCTTTGAAGGCAAAAGTTGTGAGGCGTTAGTGAGATTATATAAGAAGAAGATTATACAGAGCGTTCGacaacaagtgtcagaaattttacggaatgattctacatgttaaaatagaaTGAAATTGTATTTGGAAAGTCGTTTGTTACAAAAACATATTAAATTTACGTGAAATTTGTCTGATTTGAGATTTAATCAGTGGATTAACAGGGATTGAAGCAGTAGTCAGTATGCATTAGCTAGACAcggtgaagtcagtagaataagcctgaagtcagacatatttcacgcatACTTGAAACGTTTTCTCAACAGCTAATAACTGAGAAACAAAGCCTGAAACGttcattttcttcttatttttacATACAAAAttacttcttaaaatttctgacatataTTGTCGAATACCCTGTATAATAAGAACATATAATTCAAAGTTCAACGTGCCTCATATTAAGTTGGAAACATTACTACacaatttataaattatttaacatgggaaaaataaaataaagaaatcaAGCATTACCTATTTTCAGCATTCTAATTTATTCATCTAATTCATGGTTAGAACGTTTTCGGGAAAACCATCCCAAGTAATAAAAATATCCAGCATTCTTCAGAACGAGTTCCCCGCACATTCGCAGTAAAAGGAACAGAGAACTCGAAAGTTCCGGCGAACTTCCATAAAAATGATTCCCAATATAAAATTCCGTACAATTTCCAAGTGGTGAAAGAAAGCAGAAGTAGCGTTAACAAAAGTGCATGCATAGTGAATGAAATTCATTATTCAATGGGCGAGGGTATATCGCGACGGATATGTCATAGTGAATTTCGTCGTATTAAACAGGACTTTTTCGTCGGCACGTTCGGTAAGCCGGGACCAACCCTCGCTGTAATAACAGTGGTCGTGGCCAAGTCCCACGAGGGCGGTGAATAAGGGCCACACCGTGGACTGACTTCGTAGTAGTTAGATCGCGCAAACTTTTGGTACCCTACTCGCGTAATTTTCGAAGTTATGTCGTCGCGCAGCCCACGTAATTTCTACAGTGTATATTATAGCCGTTCGTGACTCGACCCGCaatgttttttaatttttcttcccTTCAACGACACTCAATGGAGCAGATTTTCTCGCGAAAATTCCCTAATCGTTCCCGAATACGGCCACGATCCCCATTCCCTCTTGATCCCAGAATCGCGAGACCATACGACACGAATTTATCGCGAGTCGCGTGGCAATAGCCTCGGCGCGAGAGAAATATGCGTCTCGGCAACGATACTTGCACGAGGCGCTTCCAATTCCAAACGGGCGTCTTTATCGCGCCAATAAAGATTTTTCATCGAGTCCTGAGTAACGAGTTATTTCCTGGAGGTGATTAAAGCAAACGAAGTAGATAAGATCATCCTCGCGGAGCCCCCCTCTGACGCGTCGTTCGCTTCGGCGAGCACGCTCCTTTTTTCCCTCGTCGGGCAGGGACTGGCGACAGCCTCGTGTCGGAAACCTGGCCTGCGCTCCTTCTCGACGGGGATGCTGCAACGCGAGTGAGCGAGAAGTTGCAGAGTGGCCCTTTATTTCCATTTTCGTTGTCTCCCTCGTGGCTCGCTGTGTTGCTCCCTATATTTATCTAATAGCACCACCTCTAAACCGCGGCCTCTTTTCCTACAGCGGCAACTGGTTCACCGCAGCTGCGTACAGCCCCGGTTGCGCGCACTTTGTGCCTCCATTATATGGGCAGTTTCCTTTCCCGCTCTGCCGTGTCCTCAAAATAATTAAGAGTTCATTAAGGGAAGATTGATTGCGCTGTTTAGAGCCGCCGCGATTCGTTCCCTCTCCAATGCTCGCAGAGGGACCTCTCTCTCGCCTCGTCTCTCTCCCTTGTTCTCCTCTATCGCATGGCGCAATCGTACCACGTGAAAATCTATGAATAGAGGACCGTTGTTTATTAGCTGTCAGATACTTCGCCCTTTTCCTTTTTCGCTCTTTCGCTTCTCCGCCTGCCGCCACTTCCTGCCCGTATACCTTTTTTGACCGTCCCAACGGTTAATGGCTCCGCCACAATGACTTCGACGAAGCTTTGCTTAGGGCGATCGACCATTTGTCAGCCGACAAACTTCTTTGACGCGGCCTTTTTTGGACAGCCCAGCGCGATTCAGCGCAAATTCATTTCTCACGAATTTTCGAACCGTTTGTTTTGCCGAGTCGGTGCCTGCGATGGAGTCCTGAAAAATGCTCCGAACGTGGGGGCGTGATGCTATCTCTGTGCGTGAGGAAAAATATCGGGACGCGATAAAGGTTCGCATCGAACccgaaaaattaattaatttcgttATGAGTGTTGCGTGGGAGCCAATGTTCGTACCAAGTGTAATTATTAAATTTCAGAAACAAATTAAATTTCCTCAATGAATACTGAAACATTTTCCAGCGTATCAAGTTACTGAATAATGATCATGAAAATTACAAATAATTATATTCGGAGCATAATTCCATAATCAATTTAACTCGAATAATAAATTCGCTCTGAAATTTGCGGTGcgcaaaacagaaaataaaatatgctttattttctgtttttgatACTTCGCCTACGTTCTCGTCAGCCAGGAATTTAATTAAGACGAATTTTCCGTGGGCGAGGGGAGGGCTGTTAAGATCAAGGAAACCCTTTCGTCCGTTTCCATTCTACGGAGACCCTGAAACGTCTGCAGAACCTCGACAATGCAAGCAGCCTGGTATTCTCTGGTATTTTCGATAGTCTTTGCACAGACGACATCATCCGCTGTTATGAAAATAACGGTGCTGGAGACGTAAAGGTTGCTACTCTTGTATCGTCGTGGTGGAATTATATCGGAAATAGTTTCGAGGCAGGTACGCGGCGTTGGGAACCCTGCAGGGCCGTACCGAAACTTTCCCACCTATACTGACATAGTTGACAGACTGCGTCATGTCGGCACAATAACAGCGTATCATTTATTCAGGCTGATTCGACGCGCTGGCAGCGAAGTTTCGATGGAAATACGAATAAATAATACGTCGGCCGCGCAATGATTTCCAATAAAATGCTCCCTTTTACGCCTGTTCTCGTCTACACGGTGACGTGCTCGCGTTGAGAATGACAAAAGTAATTGACAGGTGCATGATTGTCAGGTTTCTTTTAATTAGGTTTCAGTAGAATCCATTCGACCATATCAGTCATtgtttatttaattaaataatctGATTCCATGGGAAACAATAGCatttatttaacatttttcACTGAAATTGTTTGATACATTTTTAGTAGGAAGATGACAGTCTATTTAGTTTATTTCAAGAGGAAGTGAAGTTAGAATGTGTGTTTATTATAAATTGAAGAGTCATTTCAAATTGAAAGGAAAGTAAATAACGCTTTTATTTCTCAAGTATAGTGAGATATCTTTCTGTCACGTGAAAATGGAAATAATGGTCTGACTAGAGTGTCTGGCCATAATATCTGAAACTACTTATCTCGAATTTATCGCAACCACACGGAACTTCATTGAACTCGCTTTCTCACACTTTCCTACTTATCACATACAATATCCTCTCGGTATAAACTCCTCGCTACTGATTTTATTTCCCCAAATTGTTGTTTAACTCTTCAGAATAAGGAGATATCAATACATAAAGTGTCCTCTAAAAAATGCTTCTTATTCCCCTGAAAATTTTCTACACACACCGAATCGCAAATTTATAACCACTAATGACTATAATTGTTCAAGTAGGCAACGACTAACTTTCAATTCACTTGCCTCGCGTTCACCATTAAGGAAACCTCCACTCAGAGAAGATATACGGGGCGGAATGAAATTCATCGAAACTTTCCAGCAGCTAATCGAATCCGTCGAAGCACCGTGACGTTTTTCCGTTCGTGGCCagtgttgctgtaatcggtaacgaGACCCGTGACTAATTTACGACTCATTTGCTAAAAACGGTCCGTTTCCGCAGAATCTTTCTACAAATCACGCGCACGGCAGACTGATTTAAGTGGTTAGGCTCTCCGATGAATTTGACAATAAGATCGAAGGAGAGATCCCAAAGAAGGATAGTTACCTTCGAAGACCGActcccattacggttattactcgtCGTCCGGAGTAACAAGAACCCGGTAGATTGCCTCAAATCACCGACTGCGATCCGCCTAGCAATCAAGCCACCCCGTTTTTCTCCGTTCCGCCGATTCTAACCTTCGTCTATAAGTTAACCCCACACCCCCTTTCCCACCCAACCGAAATCCATTATCGATCGTCGCCCCTGTAACGAACTTTGAATCAATGATTATACTAACGAGATGTCCATGCGAGACTTCGCGACCGCCTAAGCCCCTCTACAGATTGCTTCACAGTTTCCCTACAACTGTACAGTTTCTACTGTTTTTGGGAGCGTCGATCACGTTGCTTGGAGAGCTTGAGCAATTGCAAGAGTTTCGAGGGTAGggataataatatttttattataggtGCATGGGTATACTAGTGTGCATgggtatttggacacttttatGTTATTGGAAAATCATGAAATATCTATACTTTTATGTTTATACTAACTGCTATCAAATTTTATTCTCATCAGTCTAATCTATGTCTACATTAAGGCAATAATGGGCAACATTTTGTCGCTACTTGTGTAGAAAATAAGGGAGACGTTGGACACTTTTGGAGAATAGGTTCTAGGATTTACTAAAATATTGTAACAATGAAAGGTGCAAATGTATATATAGATTGCATAGTTTTTTAGTTAGAAACACCAAAATCTGTCTCGTTGCTGCCTCAGTGTAGACATAGCTGTACATGTATAATCGTCTGAGATGAGGTTTGTAGTTTCTACTTGGTGTATTCCACATATTACAATAATATGAATGTGTCCAAATACTTGTGGACGATAGTGTACTGTTTCCCAACAGCTGAGTTCCTGCTCAGAAATTGTCAGTGAGATGACACAGCGgcaatgagcattgagtgtcaTCTGAATGTACTTTTCTGGAGAGATAATCAAATCCACTGACAATTGAGCTTCCAACAGTATATGTATATTAACGTTACAGTGCACTTGAAAATGCAGTGTAAATTTACGAAGAGGACTTCTGTCTTCGGTTCGTAAGCTCTTTCGAATTTACGATACGTCAGTCGTTAATTAGAggtccaaaaaaaaaaaaactttgaTCTCTCTGACTCGCAAATAAAATCGAAAGTTACGACCCTCCAGTTCGTAAACGGATGAAATCCATGTGACGAAACAGGAAACTGAAATATCGCGTTTGTATTGCGCGTCTCAAACCATGTTATAAAGTTTCGTGTGCAGCATCGGTTATCCTCGAGCTAGACTGTCGTGCAAAttaaaaatagaactgttttcgcGTGGACGCGAAAAATAGTAGCCCCGTGCACGCTGCAAATTGAAAACCAAGCGGAACAATTTAACAAGGTTTCCCTTACGCACAGTTTCTATCTATGTACACGCGTTCTTTCCCTCGCTCGTTTTCTCTGTTCCCCTACTTTTTTTCAACGTTCTCTCGTTTTTGAACTGTGCTTGAATGCACGAAAAGCGAGCGCCATTGTATTGTGTTTACACAGACGCTGGCTGCTGACATTCGAGCGGCCGGGGAAAAGAGCCGCGGCCATTCTGCTCCAGTGGGTCACACGTGAAATAGCCATGGCGACAGGAGGAGAACAAACAACTATATGCGAACTTACTCGATTAAGGACAATTGAAACGCAACCGTTTTCCCCGGGACTAGCAGCGCGCGCTGCACCATTGCGTCCGGTTTTACGTGCCAGTTTTACGTTGGTCACCGACATTTTTAGTTTCACTGAATCAGATACGAGGAAATGCCAAGGAACATTTCAGCAGATTTATCGTCAAGTAGTTTCGGAACAATTTTTTACTCGTCGTTGAACATTTTTAATTACGCTGTAAATTGCAACTTTAGGCCACGTTCGATAATTCTGAGAAGGCAGATCACTCTGCtttacatttgaatatttgacaacttgaatatttgaaaatttgaatatttgaatatttgaatatttgaatattactatagttattaaaaattttgagttgaggggtgagtgtccTTAATACCAAACGGCGCCTAATACAAAACAGtagctatatctttaaaaaatgaaaaagaaagaagCGTCCAAACTGCAAAAGTGATAGAGGGGATTCTCACTTTTGTAGTTTCACCGCtctattaaatttcattttttaaaggtaTAGTTAAGCTCAGTATAGTTAAGCTTAGGTGCTGTTCGATACTACTGTAACTCCCTCTATTCGAATACTTAAAATCTTGAATTTAATCATCTGAATGCAATGAATTCTCCGCAGAAGTTTTTATGTGGCCATAGAATGGAAGTCGTCAACTACTTTCATCCCTTGTCTTTGAACTGGTATCAGTGCTTGAAACGGAATGTAATTAAACTGAATCGGCATTTTGATGCACGATCGGAGCATCTTACCAGCAATCTGGTTTACAAACCCTGCGCAGCCACAATTGACTGCGCTGATCAAAGCGCGTCTGCATTTGATAGATGCCAGGCGCCCGGTGCGAACGTAATTCAATTCGACAGAGCTGGACGGCAGCTGTTCAATCGACATAAACTGGGCAAGCCGATGATTAATGCTCCCTCTACTTTTATTGCTGTCAGCTTGTCGACGaataaataatgttatttttatattcaagAAGCCTAGCGAAAGGGTTGTACAGGGCGTTCCAGAATTATTAATCAATGCCTAACTCGTTGACAGGAATCGCCTACTCAAATAAAAATGTCATAGTAAACGTAGAAGAGCATAAATAGATTCAAGACGATTTTTAAGCTAGCCAGCATTTAATTTTGTAAGTCAAGTTTGAAAGTCAAATTTGAAAGTCAACTCCGCTTTTTTAAACAGAATCGTATAGGGTCATCAATCGTCCAAGACCTACAATCATAAAGGCTAACCGACAAATAAATCATGATTTGTGGTACGTACATTTGTTAAAGAAGAAATATTGCTTCGTTCCACACCGCCCACTACTTGATCGATCTGTGACTCTGAGCCACCCTATACATGTACATAGGACACACAAGAGTAGCAGTAGTCAACTGCACAGGTTGGTGTACCATCCAGACGTGGAAGAAGATATCTCGGGAAAGGAGAGATACGGTGACAGGATAGGAAAAGTGTGCAGGACCATGGTTACAGTGATAAATCACCCTCGATCTCACTCGGGAGATCCTTTTAGGTTCTTGTTAGCGAAATGTCACTCTTCCGGGATACAGGAGAGAGGGATCGTAGGAAGGATTCATAGGTTAGGTATGGTAAAGATTCTATCCTGACGAGATGCAGTTCTTCGTACGCAACAAAACATTACAAGATTCAGGTGAGGCTACGGTAATCCTACTTGACTAACATGAGCTAAGCGACACGTCACACTGTCTCGTGGCCGGAAGAAAAATTACGGACAAAACAGCGCATCGTACGATTTTACTCCGCCTGAACCAACAGAAAAAAAAGAAGTAAAAAGAAGAAGGTGACGGGTCATAGGACCGAGCACTTTCGATAATTAAAGTGCCGCGTTAGTGTCATCCAGTGTGCGAGTTACAAACAGGGGAGGTTAAACGAT contains:
- the LOC143184126 gene encoding uncharacterized protein LOC143184126; the encoded protein is MDFGWNRRNGEKRGGLIARRIAVGDLRQSTGFLLLRTTSNNRNGSRSSKQHWPRTEKRHGASTDSISCWKVSMNFIPPRISSLSGGFLNGEREASELKKIFRGIRSIF